A genomic stretch from Capricornis sumatraensis isolate serow.1 chromosome 4, serow.2, whole genome shotgun sequence includes:
- the OSBPL8 gene encoding oxysterol-binding protein-related protein 8 isoform X1, giving the protein MKEDSSQQRRFSSCTVVSPVLFPPRIDGRKLVRNASFGGYNELSPSLPGFERGKEDVSQNKDESSLSMSKSKSESKLYNGSEKDSSASSKLTKKESLKVQKKNYREEKKRATKELLSTITDPSVIVMADWLKIRGTLKSWTKLWCVLKPGVLLIYKTQKNGQWVGTVLLNACEIIERPSKKDGFCFKLFHPLEQSIWAVKGPKGEAVGSITQPLPSSYLIIRATSESDGRCWMDALELALKCSSLLKRTMIREGKEHDLSISSESTHVTLYGLLRANNLHSGDNFQLNDSEIERQHFKDQDMYSDKSDKENDQEHDESDNEVMGKSEESDTDTSERQDDSYIEPEPVEPLKETTYTEQSHEELGEAGEASQTETVSEENKSLIWTLLKQVRPGMDLSRVVLPTFILEPRSFLDKLSDYYYHADFLSEAALEENPYFRLKKVVKSYLSGFYKKPKGLKKPYNPILGETFRCLWIHPRTNSKTFYIAEQVSHHPPISAFYVSNRKDGFCLSGSILAKSKFYGNSLSAILEGEARLTFLNRGEDYVMTMPYAHCKGILYGTMTLELGGTVNITCQKTGYSAILEFKLKPFLGSSDCVNQISGKLKLGKEVLATLEGHWDSEVFITDKKTDNSEVFWNPTPDIKQWRLIRHTVKFEEQGDFESEKLWQRVTRAINAKDQTEATQEKYVLEEAQRQAARERKTKNEEWTCRLFELDSLTGEWHYKFADTRPWDPLNDMIQYEKDGVIQTKVKHRTPMVSVPKMKHKPTRQQKKVAKGYSSPEPDIQDSSGSEAQSVKPSTRRKKGIELGDIQTSIESIKQTQEEIKRNIMALRNHLISSTPATDYFLQQKDYIIIFLLILLQVIINFMFK; this is encoded by the exons TCTGAATCTAAACTTTATAATGGCTCAGAGAAAGACAGTTCAGCTTCAAGCAAGCTTACAAAAAAGGAATCTCTCAAG gtacaaaagaaaaattaccgagaagaaaagaaaagagccaCAAAGGAGTTACTCAGCACAATCACAGATCCTTCTGTTATTGTTATGGCTGACTGGTTGAAG ATTCGTGGTACCCTAAAGAGCTGGACCAAATTGTGGTGTGTGTTGAAACCCGGTGTGCTGCTGATCTATAAAACCCAGAAAAACGGTCAGTGGGTAGGAACAGTCCTTCTGAATGCCTGCGAGATCATTGAACGTCCATCAAAAAAGGATGGCTTCTGTTTCAAACTTTTCCATCCTCTGGAGCAGTCTATTTGGGCAGTGAAG ggTCCAAAAGGTGAAGCAGTTGGATCAATAACTCAGCCCTTACCTAGCAGTTATTTGATCATCCGAGCCACTTCAGAGTCAGATG GAAGGTGCTGGATGGATGCTTTGGAGTTGGCTTTGAAATGTTCTAGTCTTCTTAAACGTACAATGATCAGGGAAGGGAAAGAACATGACCTGAGCATCTCATCAGAGAGCACACATGTGACCCTGTATGGCTTATTACGTGCTAACAATCTCCACAGTGGTGACAATTTCCA GTTAAATGATAGTGAAATTGAACGACAGCATTTTAAGGACCAAGATATGTATTCTGATAAATCTGATAAAGAAAACGATCAAGAGCATGATGAGTCTGACAACGAGGTGATGGGGAAGAGTGAGGAAAGTGACACAGACACGTCAGAAAGGCAGGATGACTCATACATTGAGCCTGAGCCTGTCGAGCCTTTAAAGGAGACCACCTACACTGAGCAGAGCCATGAAGAACTCGGAGAG GCAGGGGAGGCATCTCAAACAGAAACtgtatctgaagaaaataaaagccttATCTGGACTTTGCTGAAACAAGTTCGTCCTGGCATGGATCTATCCAGGGTGGTCCTGCCTACATTTATTTTGGAACCCCGTTCTTTCCTGGATAAACTTTCAGATTACTACTATCATGCAGATTTCCTATCTGA ggCTGCTCTTGAAGAAAATCCTTATTTCCgtttgaagaaagtagtgaaatcGTATTTGTCAGGATTCTATAAAAAGCCAAAG GGACTGAAGAAACCTTATAATCCTATACTTGGTGAGACTTTCCGTTGTTTGTGGATTCATCCCAGAACAAACAGCAAAACTTTTTATATTGCTGAACAG GTGTCTCATCATCCACCAATATCTGCCTTTTATGTCAGTAACCGAAAAGATGGATTTTGCCTTAGTGGTAGTATCCTGGCCAAGTCCAAGTTCTATG GAAACTCATTGTCTGCAATATTAGAAGGAGAAGCACGGTTAACTTTCTTAAATAGAGGTGAAGATTATGTAATGACAATGCCATATGCTCATTGTAAAG gaattCTTTATGGCACAATGACACTGGAGCTTGGTGGAACAGTCAATATTACATGTCAAAAAACTGGATACAGTGCAATACTTGAATTCAAACTAAAG ccatTTCTAGGTAGTAGTGACTGTGTTAATCAAATATCAGGCAAactaaaattgggaaaagaagtACTAGCTACTTTGGAAGGACATTGG GATAGTGAAGTTTTTATTACTGACAAAAAGACCGATAATtcagaggtcttctggaatccAACACCAGACATCAAGCAGTGGCGATTAATAAGGCACACTGTAAAATTTGAAGAGCAGGGGGATTTTGAATCAGAGAA ACTCTGGCAGCGGGTAACTCGAGCCATAAATGCCAAAGACCAAACAGAAGCGACTCAAGAAAAGTATGTTTTAGAAGAAGCTCAAAGACAGGCTGCCAGAGAGcggaaaacaaaaaatgaagagtGGACTTGCAGGTTATTTGAACTTGACTCGCTTACAGGAGAATGGCATTACAAGTTTGCAGA tACTCGACCATGGGACCCACTTAATGATATGATACAGTATGAAAAAGATGGTGTTATCCAGACCAAAGTGAAACATCGCACTCCAATG gTTAGTGTCCCAAAAATGAAGCATAAACCAACCAGGCAACAGAAGAAAGTGGCAAAAGGCTATTCCTCCCCAGAACCTGATATCCAGGACTCGTCTGGAAGTGAag CTCAATCAGTAAAACCAAgtacaagaagaaagaaagggatagAACTGGGAGACATTCAAACTTCAATTGAATCTATTAAACAAACACAGGAAGAAATTAAAAG AAACATTATGGCTCTTCGAAATCATTTAATTTCAAGCACACCTGCCACGGATTATTTTCTTCAACAAAAAGACTACATcatcatttttcttctgattttgctTCAAGTCATAATAAACTTCATGTTTAAGTAG
- the OSBPL8 gene encoding oxysterol-binding protein-related protein 8 isoform X2 yields MSQRQGKEAFPTPTKDLYQPSFSPASPHTPGFERGKEDVSQNKDESSLSMSKSKSESKLYNGSEKDSSASSKLTKKESLKVQKKNYREEKKRATKELLSTITDPSVIVMADWLKIRGTLKSWTKLWCVLKPGVLLIYKTQKNGQWVGTVLLNACEIIERPSKKDGFCFKLFHPLEQSIWAVKGPKGEAVGSITQPLPSSYLIIRATSESDGRCWMDALELALKCSSLLKRTMIREGKEHDLSISSESTHVTLYGLLRANNLHSGDNFQLNDSEIERQHFKDQDMYSDKSDKENDQEHDESDNEVMGKSEESDTDTSERQDDSYIEPEPVEPLKETTYTEQSHEELGEAGEASQTETVSEENKSLIWTLLKQVRPGMDLSRVVLPTFILEPRSFLDKLSDYYYHADFLSEAALEENPYFRLKKVVKSYLSGFYKKPKGLKKPYNPILGETFRCLWIHPRTNSKTFYIAEQVSHHPPISAFYVSNRKDGFCLSGSILAKSKFYGNSLSAILEGEARLTFLNRGEDYVMTMPYAHCKGILYGTMTLELGGTVNITCQKTGYSAILEFKLKPFLGSSDCVNQISGKLKLGKEVLATLEGHWDSEVFITDKKTDNSEVFWNPTPDIKQWRLIRHTVKFEEQGDFESEKLWQRVTRAINAKDQTEATQEKYVLEEAQRQAARERKTKNEEWTCRLFELDSLTGEWHYKFADTRPWDPLNDMIQYEKDGVIQTKVKHRTPMVSVPKMKHKPTRQQKKVAKGYSSPEPDIQDSSGSEAQSVKPSTRRKKGIELGDIQTSIESIKQTQEEIKRNIMALRNHLISSTPATDYFLQQKDYIIIFLLILLQVIINFMFK; encoded by the exons TCTGAATCTAAACTTTATAATGGCTCAGAGAAAGACAGTTCAGCTTCAAGCAAGCTTACAAAAAAGGAATCTCTCAAG gtacaaaagaaaaattaccgagaagaaaagaaaagagccaCAAAGGAGTTACTCAGCACAATCACAGATCCTTCTGTTATTGTTATGGCTGACTGGTTGAAG ATTCGTGGTACCCTAAAGAGCTGGACCAAATTGTGGTGTGTGTTGAAACCCGGTGTGCTGCTGATCTATAAAACCCAGAAAAACGGTCAGTGGGTAGGAACAGTCCTTCTGAATGCCTGCGAGATCATTGAACGTCCATCAAAAAAGGATGGCTTCTGTTTCAAACTTTTCCATCCTCTGGAGCAGTCTATTTGGGCAGTGAAG ggTCCAAAAGGTGAAGCAGTTGGATCAATAACTCAGCCCTTACCTAGCAGTTATTTGATCATCCGAGCCACTTCAGAGTCAGATG GAAGGTGCTGGATGGATGCTTTGGAGTTGGCTTTGAAATGTTCTAGTCTTCTTAAACGTACAATGATCAGGGAAGGGAAAGAACATGACCTGAGCATCTCATCAGAGAGCACACATGTGACCCTGTATGGCTTATTACGTGCTAACAATCTCCACAGTGGTGACAATTTCCA GTTAAATGATAGTGAAATTGAACGACAGCATTTTAAGGACCAAGATATGTATTCTGATAAATCTGATAAAGAAAACGATCAAGAGCATGATGAGTCTGACAACGAGGTGATGGGGAAGAGTGAGGAAAGTGACACAGACACGTCAGAAAGGCAGGATGACTCATACATTGAGCCTGAGCCTGTCGAGCCTTTAAAGGAGACCACCTACACTGAGCAGAGCCATGAAGAACTCGGAGAG GCAGGGGAGGCATCTCAAACAGAAACtgtatctgaagaaaataaaagccttATCTGGACTTTGCTGAAACAAGTTCGTCCTGGCATGGATCTATCCAGGGTGGTCCTGCCTACATTTATTTTGGAACCCCGTTCTTTCCTGGATAAACTTTCAGATTACTACTATCATGCAGATTTCCTATCTGA ggCTGCTCTTGAAGAAAATCCTTATTTCCgtttgaagaaagtagtgaaatcGTATTTGTCAGGATTCTATAAAAAGCCAAAG GGACTGAAGAAACCTTATAATCCTATACTTGGTGAGACTTTCCGTTGTTTGTGGATTCATCCCAGAACAAACAGCAAAACTTTTTATATTGCTGAACAG GTGTCTCATCATCCACCAATATCTGCCTTTTATGTCAGTAACCGAAAAGATGGATTTTGCCTTAGTGGTAGTATCCTGGCCAAGTCCAAGTTCTATG GAAACTCATTGTCTGCAATATTAGAAGGAGAAGCACGGTTAACTTTCTTAAATAGAGGTGAAGATTATGTAATGACAATGCCATATGCTCATTGTAAAG gaattCTTTATGGCACAATGACACTGGAGCTTGGTGGAACAGTCAATATTACATGTCAAAAAACTGGATACAGTGCAATACTTGAATTCAAACTAAAG ccatTTCTAGGTAGTAGTGACTGTGTTAATCAAATATCAGGCAAactaaaattgggaaaagaagtACTAGCTACTTTGGAAGGACATTGG GATAGTGAAGTTTTTATTACTGACAAAAAGACCGATAATtcagaggtcttctggaatccAACACCAGACATCAAGCAGTGGCGATTAATAAGGCACACTGTAAAATTTGAAGAGCAGGGGGATTTTGAATCAGAGAA ACTCTGGCAGCGGGTAACTCGAGCCATAAATGCCAAAGACCAAACAGAAGCGACTCAAGAAAAGTATGTTTTAGAAGAAGCTCAAAGACAGGCTGCCAGAGAGcggaaaacaaaaaatgaagagtGGACTTGCAGGTTATTTGAACTTGACTCGCTTACAGGAGAATGGCATTACAAGTTTGCAGA tACTCGACCATGGGACCCACTTAATGATATGATACAGTATGAAAAAGATGGTGTTATCCAGACCAAAGTGAAACATCGCACTCCAATG gTTAGTGTCCCAAAAATGAAGCATAAACCAACCAGGCAACAGAAGAAAGTGGCAAAAGGCTATTCCTCCCCAGAACCTGATATCCAGGACTCGTCTGGAAGTGAag CTCAATCAGTAAAACCAAgtacaagaagaaagaaagggatagAACTGGGAGACATTCAAACTTCAATTGAATCTATTAAACAAACACAGGAAGAAATTAAAAG AAACATTATGGCTCTTCGAAATCATTTAATTTCAAGCACACCTGCCACGGATTATTTTCTTCAACAAAAAGACTACATcatcatttttcttctgattttgctTCAAGTCATAATAAACTTCATGTTTAAGTAG